From Pararge aegeria chromosome 9, ilParAegt1.1, whole genome shotgun sequence, the proteins below share one genomic window:
- the LOC120626234 gene encoding ubiquitin thioesterase OTU1 has product MASLAFKVKSKNGQQVLKDLTSDSTVGELKLFLSSISDVSCERICVLCGYPPKPIDVSNDSKKLSDIGLKTGETLIIEEKSPPVTPTVSKQDVALPVENGTSHETINPCRPGILMKKVVPSDNSCLFTSIGFVLNGQVDTSVHTLMRQIIAMEVASDHDTYNEAMLGKPNAEYCAWIQQPSSWGGAIEVAILSRFYGLEMAVVDTLNAIINRFGEDKNYGQRVFLLFDGVHYDPLYLEQSDGGIQTVFPAEDLEIYGEAEQLAHEAKSSRQFTDLNKFTLKCMICDKLLKGQVEAQRHAKETKHTSFGEV; this is encoded by the exons aTGGCATCTCTGGCTTTCaaagttaaaagtaaaaatggtCAGCAGGTATTGAAGGATTTGACCTCTGATAGTACAGTGGGTGAATTGAAATTGTTTCTCTCCAGTATATCGGACGTTAGTTGCGAGAGAATTTGCGTGTTGTGTGGCTATCCGCCCAAGCCAATAGATGTTAGTAATGATAGCAAAAAATTGAGTGACATTGGGTTGAAAACTGGCGAAACTTTAATCATCGAAGAAAAGTCACCTCCCGTGACCCCGACTGTTTCAAAACAAGATGTAGCACTGCCCGTGGAGAATGGAACATCGCACGAGACAATTAACCCCTGCAGACCTGGCATCTTGATGAAAAAAGTGGTTCCATCAGACAACTCTTGTTTATTCACTAGTATAG GTTTTGTATTAAATGGCCAAGTAGATACATCAGTGCATACACTGATGCGGCAAATAATAGCAATGGAGGTGGCCAGTGACCATGACACATACAACGAGGCCATGCTAGGGAAGCCCAATGCGGAGTACTGTGCCTGGATACAACAGCCTAGCTCCTGGGGTGGAGCTATTGAG gTTGCAATTCTATCAAGATTTTATGGTTTAGAAATGGCAGTGGTGGATACGTTAAATGCAATTATAAATAGATTTggagaagataaaaattatggACAAAGAGTGTTTCTTCTTTTTGACGGTGTACACTACGACCCTTTATATTTAGAACAATCTGAT GGTGGTATACAAACAGTATTCCCCGCTGAAGACTTGGAGATATATGGAGAGGCGGAGCAGCTAGCACATGAGGCGAAGTCTTCCCGACAGTTCACAGATCTGAACAAGTTCACACTCAAGTGTATGATCTGCGACAAATTGCTCAAGGGGCAAGTAGAAGCCCAAAGGCATGCGAAGGAAACAAAGCACACGAGCTTTGGAGAAGtttag